A window of Streptomyces sp. Je 1-332 genomic DNA:
CCGGCGTCAGCGTCAACGGCCAGTAGCAGAGGGCGAGCAGGGCCACCAGGACGGTCAGCCGCCGCTCCGGCACGCCGGCCCACTGCCGCGCCCCGTACACGGAACCGCCGACAAGGGCTCCCAGCCCGAGCGCCGCCATCATCCAGCCGTACACCGCGTCACCGCCGTGCCCGTCCGCGTACGACACACCGGCGACCGTGATGGAGCCGAGCGCCATGCCGATGAAGAGGAAGGCGCCGAGCAGCGCGATGAGCCCGGGTGAGCGCAGCGCGCCCAGCCAGTGCGCCTTACGGGGAGCCGAGCGCCACGCGCGCGAGGGCTGCGACATCACCACGGAGAGGGCACCGAGCACACCGATGACGTTCACCACGAGCAACGCGGCCTGCTCCGACCAGAGCGCGACGCAGGCCGTGACGAGCAGCGGCCCGACGGTGAACATGATCTCCTGGGCGATGGCGTCCATGGCGTACGCCTTGTGCACCTGCTCCTCCTTGCCGAGGACGCTCGGCCACAGCGCGCGCAGGCCACCTTCGAGGGGCGGCGTGAAGAGGCCCGCCACCCCCACCGCGACATACGCCACGCCGAGCGAATCGGGCCCGGTGAAGGCGAACGCCGCCATTCCGAGGGCAGAGACGGCCGCGGAGGGAAGCTGGATCCGCGGCTGCCCGTACAGGTCCACCAAGCGGCCGAGCAGCGGCTGGCCCACCGCGTTGGCCACGCTGTACACCGCTGCGAGGGCGCCGGCCAGGCTGTAGCTCCCGCCCTCGGCGCGGATGAACAGCACGATGGCGATCGCGGCCGTCGCGTTCGGCAGCCGGCCCACCAGGGTGCCTGCGAGCAGCCGCCCGGCGTGTCTCGTCCGAAGAATCTCCGTGTATCCACCAGCCATGATTCCCGCCCCTCTCCCTGCGCCGCCGCGCCGAGGTTTTACGTATAACGTCGAGCGTCATACGTACCATGAGCGCTCACCGCGGGTCCATCCCGATCTCCCCCGCGGCACCGACCAGGGAGGTACCAGTAGTGGCCGGGCCAGAGCAGGAGACCACAGGGCCACGCCCCACGAGCCGCGACGTCGCACGCGCCGCCGGGGTGTCCCAGGCCACCGTCTCCCTCGTGTTCGGCGACAAGTGGCGAGGACGCGTCGCCGAGCGCACCGCCGAACGCGTCCGGGCCACCGCCCGCGAGCTCGGCTACCGGCCGAACCTCGCCGCCCGCAACCTCCGCCTCGGGAGTACCAGGACGGCCCTCCTCGTCGTCCCGGCCCTCACCAACGAGTTCTTCGCCCGCGTCTACACCGGAGCCGCCCGCGTCGCCGCCGAGAACGGCTTCGGCGTCGTCCTCTACCCCTCCCCCGAGGGCATCGGCCCCGCCCGCGACCCCTTCGACTCCAGCCGCGCCGCCCTCGACGGCATCCTCGCCTCCTCCATCGCCTCCGACGCCCTCGCCACCATCCAGGGCGACGCACTCCCCCTGGTGATGCTCGACAGCGACCCCGCGGGCAGCCTCGGCGCGGCCACCGTCAACCTCGACATCGGCGACGGAATGCGCCGGACCGCCGAGCACCTGCTCGCCCTGGGCCACCGCGACTTCCTGCACCTCACCGCCGACGTCGACTCCTGGACCTTCGACGTCCGCTCCGACGCCCTCACCGCGGCGCTGACGGGCACCGACGCGGTCCTGCGCACCGCTCGGGCACTCCTCACCGTCGAGGACGCCCGCTCGGCCACCGAGGCCGCCCTCTCCGCACCCGGACCCCGCCCCACCGCGCTCGTGTG
This region includes:
- a CDS encoding MFS transporter — its product is MAGGYTEILRTRHAGRLLAGTLVGRLPNATAAIAIVLFIRAEGGSYSLAGALAAVYSVANAVGQPLLGRLVDLYGQPRIQLPSAAVSALGMAAFAFTGPDSLGVAYVAVGVAGLFTPPLEGGLRALWPSVLGKEEQVHKAYAMDAIAQEIMFTVGPLLVTACVALWSEQAALLVVNVIGVLGALSVVMSQPSRAWRSAPRKAHWLGALRSPGLIALLGAFLFIGMALGSITVAGVSYADGHGGDAVYGWMMAALGLGALVGGSVYGARQWAGVPERRLTVLVALLALCYWPLTLTPGAVAMTGLAAVAGVFLAPALACAFIIVDRHAPRGTVTEAFSWLVTTFTVGASLGTAVAGPVVEWGGTVWGFAVPGGAGVAALLVLLATARVLAVPADPAVVAGSSENDRNGAVEPGFRAGHQA
- a CDS encoding LacI family DNA-binding transcriptional regulator — protein: MAGPEQETTGPRPTSRDVARAAGVSQATVSLVFGDKWRGRVAERTAERVRATARELGYRPNLAARNLRLGSTRTALLVVPALTNEFFARVYTGAARVAAENGFGVVLYPSPEGIGPARDPFDSSRAALDGILASSIASDALATIQGDALPLVMLDSDPAGSLGAATVNLDIGDGMRRTAEHLLALGHRDFLHLTADVDSWTFDVRSDALTAALTGTDAVLRTARALLTVEDARSATEAALSAPGPRPTALVCDDDILAAGACKAARRLGLRVPEDLSVTGFDDLTLATAVEPELTTVRLPAEQFGERGMTSLLAVLEGRTPQADTLPVELVIRGSTAPAAR